A segment of the Candidatus Peregrinibacteria bacterium genome:
GAACAATGGCAATGCTCATAAGGACAGCCGTTCCTTTATGAACAAGCGTACGAAGGATATTCATTTGAAATGAATAAAAGAATAAAAAATAGAAAATAAAAAACAAAGCTTTCACACGGTATGTCGAGAGTGGGGTACAGTTTCAATTACGAATTCCGAATTTGTCAATTACGAATGCTCCTTTTCCGATTTATTTTTCATTTTACAATTCGTAATTTTTTCCATCTTGGGTGCTCTGGATCATTTTAAGAATTTTAAATTCTAAATTTAGAATTTTAAATTAGGCTCGGATGTTGACATTTTTCAATTTATATTGACTAAATGCAATATTTGTGCAAGACTAGTGTTCAATTTTATTTCCATTAATTATAAATATAAAGATGATGATTGGATTCTTCTTCATTATTCTCTTGATTCTCTTGCATTTCCCATTTTACATTTTACATTTTTTGTACCCCGCTCCCGACGAAAGAGATGTGGTATGATGCCCGTATGAATACTCCCGATCCATTTTTCACCACCGTTGAGCGGGCACAAAAAGGCGAGGAATCCGCTATGGAAGAGCTCTTTGACTCATTTTTTCTCAAGGTGTACTCCTATATTTCTAAGCGTATTGATGATTCGGATAATGCTGAAGATATGACGAGTGAAATATTTTTGGAAGTAGTAACACGAATTCGAGATTTTGAACTCAAATCAACATTTTCTACCTGGGTTTTTGGGATCGCAAAAAATAAAATAGCCGACTACTGGCGCGAAAAATATGCGCTCCCCACTATCCCTCTTGAAGATTATCTCACCAGTAATGACGTAGACATCGCAGAAGAGCCAGAAGAAGACTTTGAAATCGCGGAAAAAAATTGGCAGCATTTTCATGCCATCGCACAGAAATCTCTTCATCATCTCCAAGCAACACCTCGAAAACTCTTGGAACTTCGATTTCTCCAAAATTACACGCTTGAAGAAGCAGCAGAAGAACTCCAGATGAGTAAAAATACCGCAAAAGTGACGCAATTTAGGGCTCTTAAAAAACTTCGTGATCTCGCAGAAAATGGCACCATTTCCTATTCTCCTCCCCCTTCTTCTCTCAAATGAACTCTTCTCATCCCTCAGAATCGGCTCGAAATGCCTTTATCGGCAACATCCTCCTCTCCGGAGAAAGACAAGCTTCTCCTGAGTTTCGAGAGGCTCTTAAGGCTGAGGTTCTTCTCACATTTCGAAAACAATTTGAGGAAGAGTCTGTTCGTGTGAATGTGGTGGAATCTCTCTTTTCTGATTGGCGAAATGTTTGGAAAATGTTTGTTCGAGGTCTTCGACTGGCAACCGCCCCTGCGTTTGCGCTCCTTATCATCTTTACGATTTTCACTGGATCCCCTCCTGAAATTTCTCCGAACGATCTGCCAAAAGGAGCGAT
Coding sequences within it:
- a CDS encoding sigma-70 family RNA polymerase sigma factor, with the translated sequence MNTPDPFFTTVERAQKGEESAMEELFDSFFLKVYSYISKRIDDSDNAEDMTSEIFLEVVTRIRDFELKSTFSTWVFGIAKNKIADYWREKYALPTIPLEDYLTSNDVDIAEEPEEDFEIAEKNWQHFHAIAQKSLHHLQATPRKLLELRFLQNYTLEEAAEELQMSKNTAKVTQFRALKKLRDLAENGTISYSPPPSSLK